The Manihot esculenta cultivar AM560-2 chromosome 17, M.esculenta_v8, whole genome shotgun sequence genome contains the following window.
CAACGGATCTTCTGAAATAATTAGatatatttaaaatcttaaGATTTACTCTAAACTAAAATCATCTCATGTGGGATTTCCGCATCGACTAGTTACCTAGAAACATGGCTTTGATCAATGCGATTGGATTGTTTTCTTAAGCTTTGTACCATTGTACACATGATGCATACATATGTTTTTTCAGTTTAGTTTATATGAATCATATGCATGTAAGCTAAGTCCTGTCTTCTAAGAATATAACTGCccaaattaataatatgtatttaaaatttttaattaaatatttctagTGTTCTcccaacaaaataaaattataattgtgaATAATTATTCTTGTTAGCTGAATTTTATTTCTTTGGTGACAAGTTTGTGGCAATGAAAATTCACATATTTAATTCTCATTATTGTCAAACTCACTCTAGAGATTCTAACCATATAGGTTTGTCCTGAGGAACAGAGCAATAGATACAACATTATTTTAAGAGAACATGAATCATAGAAAAttgctggaaaaaaaaaagcatcatAATGACAAACAGGACACTCGATTGTCATTTTTATCTTTGAAACCACAGAACAACACTTTACAAATCATGTTGATTCCTCTTTCCAACCTCAAGCCGCTTTCTTTTGCTGCAAAGAAACCAACTTTAAgagttattttcttttattaaggAGAACCTCAAGTCTAAATTTTAATCTATTGTTGATGTTGACACTCACTCGTTTCTCCTCTTCTATCTTGGCTTTGAGGAAAGAGTAGATTGCAACACCAGCAATTGCGATGCATGTTCCAATACCAGTTTGTGTTGAAATCTTGTTACCTGCCAGGAAGGAAGCATgagatatgattttttttttttaatggaagatgaaaatttaataataattaagagataataataatgaaaggaTGTTTTTTAATTACCAAAGACAACGATTGAGAAGCCAATCACAAATACACGTTTGAGAACATTGCCAACTGCATGGGTCAGAGGAGCAACCCTCTCCAAAGTGTTGGTAGCCAACTGAAAATTGATTCACaaaaattgttttattattctcaAAAACAATGTCGCAGGCGCATTTtaaaagaaacgatgggattGGAGACGATGATTGTGACAAGGATTATTAGAATTTCAGAAGATTATTACCTGGTTGtataggtgataaaacatgcccACCCAAAAGAGGTCCGAGATGAGTTTGGTCATGCCCACTTTAGCTATTGCATCCTTAAACCCGACATTCAGTAGTTGTGGTCCCTCAACCTGGAAAGATAACATGACCCAAAATCAGGCAAGCGTGGAGAGACTTCAAAAGGTTGAATGTAATCTTATGAACATGAAACCTCAGGGGACTCAAGGTTTTAATTACTCACAATAATGGCAGGCGGGATACAGAAAATGAGAGCAATGATGGAAATGTAAGCATAGACATTAGTGCTGTCCATATCAGTCTGCAAGAGAATTAAAAAAACACAGGCAATTAATACCAAAAGGCATTTTCTAAAACCAAAATAGCACTtggtagaaaaataaaaaaatgagtgCAAATTAAATTACCATAGCTTTCTTTGAGTAGATACTCCTGTAAGTGAAGGAGATGTTGGAAATCATAGCACTAATGAACCCGAGCCAATTGAATGAAAGCTCAGTCAAGGAAGCCATGGACACACCTATATTTTATTCACAACTTAAATGTCATAAAAGATTACCAGTATTTTAACAGCCCCTAACGGACAAAACCTGTTCTTAGACTGCACAAATCCTATTCACATGACATGCATGTCTTAAGATTTATCTACATGATAAACGTTCATGCGAAATCAAAGAGAAGTTCCATATTTAAGGAAAATGCTCAAAATAAATGTGACATGGTTTTGTATTCCCAATAGAAGTTTGTCAGAAACCAATTAGGTGCTGTGACATTTGCAGAcggaaagaagatgaagaagaagaaggctcACCAATGACCACAGGAGCAAGTGAAAGCCATAGAGTAATGGGAATTGACTGGCCTAGAATGAATTGAGAAGCAGCAGCATTGAAGAAGGGCTCAAGCGCTGAAAAGAAACAAAACCATTATTTAGGTGTAATGAAAAAGTCAATAATGTTAGTTCCCtataatttgaataataaaatgacTTCTCTATATCACCTTTGATCGTGTGGGTGAAGGAAACAGCAACTGCTGCAAATGAGACATTACTGGTCACATGGCCTATTGCGTGACACAAAGCAACAGGTAT
Protein-coding sequences here:
- the LOC110605129 gene encoding triose phosphate/phosphate translocator TPT, chloroplastic isoform X2, encoding MWYFLNVIFNILNKKIYNYFPYPYFVSVIHLFVGVVYCLVSWAVGLPKRAPIDSKLLKVLIPVALCHAIGHVTSNVSFAAVAVSFTHTIKALEPFFNAAASQFILGQSIPITLWLSLAPVVIGVSMASLTELSFNWLGFISAMISNISFTYRSIYSKKAMTDMDSTNVYAYISIIALIFCIPPAIIVEGPQLLNVGFKDAIAKVGMTKLISDLFWVGMFYHLYNQLATNTLERVAPLTHAVGNVLKRVFVIGFSIVVFGNKISTQTGIGTCIAIAGVAIYSFLKAKIEEEKRQKKAA
- the LOC110605129 gene encoding triose phosphate/phosphate translocator TPT, chloroplastic isoform X1; protein product: MESRVLSRATTTTVHSLPHLRRPMRESSTSSFVSMKPIGAVGEGGNIIWGRQLRPSLLLESSPAGKREILRQNMAAASSPAEGSDSSGDAKIAPVGFFNKYPALVTGFFFFMWYFLNVIFNILNKKIYNYFPYPYFVSVIHLFVGVVYCLVSWAVGLPKRAPIDSKLLKVLIPVALCHAIGHVTSNVSFAAVAVSFTHTIKALEPFFNAAASQFILGQSIPITLWLSLAPVVIGVSMASLTELSFNWLGFISAMISNISFTYRSIYSKKAMTDMDSTNVYAYISIIALIFCIPPAIIVEGPQLLNVGFKDAIAKVGMTKLISDLFWVGMFYHLYNQLATNTLERVAPLTHAVGNVLKRVFVIGFSIVVFGNKISTQTGIGTCIAIAGVAIYSFLKAKIEEEKRQKKAA